From a single Alkalihalophilus pseudofirmus genomic region:
- a CDS encoding M20 family metallopeptidase: MNKDALNKDTLFEIVERHKDNWIQISRYIWENPELGNEEFKAMEALTEELRTHGFEVETNIADLETAFIAKFQSKKPGPTLGYFAEYDALPEIGHACGHNLIGMMSTGAAIALKEAVAEFGGEVIVFGTPAEETNGAKVIFADEGLLNDLDAALMVHPSGVHERSGSSMAMEAVQFDFYGKPAHAAASPDQGVNALEGVIQTFNLINSLRQHLPDDVRIHGIITNGGDVVNVVPARAQAQFYIRANEKHVLEETSAKVKRCVEAAALATGCEFKISNHELSYDNLTTNETLSELYCENLIALGVAPEEILKDQDHGSLDMGNVSQVAPSIHPYIKMENCPYSAHTEGFRDATGDSRGFEAMILGIKTLAATGYDLLTNPAYVKEIKEEFDRTVAREDR, translated from the coding sequence ATGAATAAGGACGCTCTAAACAAAGATACTCTTTTTGAAATCGTTGAAAGACACAAAGATAACTGGATACAAATCAGCCGTTATATTTGGGAAAACCCTGAGCTTGGTAACGAGGAATTTAAAGCAATGGAAGCTCTTACTGAAGAACTACGTACCCATGGGTTTGAAGTAGAAACGAATATCGCTGATTTAGAAACGGCTTTCATCGCTAAATTCCAATCGAAAAAGCCAGGCCCTACACTTGGCTATTTTGCTGAATATGATGCCCTGCCTGAGATTGGACATGCTTGTGGACACAACCTTATCGGAATGATGAGCACTGGTGCAGCCATTGCTCTAAAAGAAGCTGTCGCTGAATTTGGAGGTGAAGTCATCGTATTTGGCACTCCAGCTGAAGAAACGAACGGAGCTAAAGTGATCTTTGCCGATGAAGGACTTCTAAACGACCTTGATGCTGCATTAATGGTTCACCCTTCTGGTGTTCATGAGAGAAGCGGCTCATCTATGGCAATGGAAGCTGTACAATTCGATTTTTACGGCAAGCCGGCGCATGCAGCAGCAAGCCCGGATCAGGGCGTAAATGCACTAGAGGGAGTTATACAAACGTTTAATTTAATTAATTCTCTCAGACAGCACTTGCCTGATGATGTGAGAATTCATGGCATTATCACAAACGGTGGAGATGTGGTGAACGTTGTGCCGGCAAGAGCACAAGCACAATTTTATATACGCGCAAACGAAAAGCATGTTCTAGAGGAAACGTCAGCAAAGGTAAAGCGTTGTGTGGAAGCAGCAGCTCTTGCTACGGGATGTGAATTCAAGATTTCAAACCATGAACTTAGCTACGATAACCTTACGACGAATGAAACGTTATCTGAGCTTTATTGCGAGAATCTTATAGCTCTTGGTGTTGCACCAGAGGAAATTCTAAAAGACCAAGACCATGGCTCACTAGATATGGGAAATGTGAGCCAAGTGGCACCGTCTATTCACCCTTACATCAAGATGGAGAATTGTCCATATTCTGCCCATACAGAAGGATTCCGTGATGCCACTGGTGATTCTAGGGGATTTGAAGCGATGATTCTAGGTATTAAAACACTAGCTGCAACAGGTTATGATTTATTAACCAACCCAGCTTATGTAAAAGAAATTAAAGAAGAGTTTGATCGTACCGTGGCTAGAGAGGATAGATAA
- a CDS encoding CBS domain-containing protein, with amino-acid sequence MFIRNCLTPKDELTLLQSSITIKEALSLMQGSHYSLPVVSEEGSYLGILSKRSILEYMETQDDGMTLTSLYEHEISNCIDVSANESVDLHTSHFEDFLPIIVRYPFVPVLDNGIFVGIVKRSFIERTLEDCFGVGVDGTRILIGVHNQSGTLHTITKILHKYDINIISDIAFEADSSYLRRILIKIEKSPHLDNVTSEIEKHGFRILEIE; translated from the coding sequence ATGTTTATCCGAAACTGTCTTACTCCAAAAGATGAATTAACGTTACTTCAGTCTTCAATAACGATTAAAGAGGCTCTATCTTTGATGCAAGGCTCTCACTACAGTTTACCAGTGGTGAGTGAAGAAGGCTCCTACCTTGGTATTTTGAGCAAAAGATCTATTTTAGAGTATATGGAAACTCAAGATGATGGAATGACTCTTACCAGCCTTTATGAGCATGAAATTTCTAACTGTATTGATGTCAGCGCAAATGAAAGCGTTGATCTTCATACAAGCCACTTTGAAGATTTTCTTCCCATTATTGTAAGATATCCGTTTGTTCCTGTATTAGATAACGGAATATTTGTGGGGATTGTTAAACGTTCATTCATAGAGCGTACACTTGAAGATTGTTTCGGGGTAGGTGTTGATGGCACACGTATTCTGATCGGGGTTCATAATCAATCCGGCACCCTACATACGATCACAAAAATTCTACATAAGTATGATATTAATATCATATCCGATATCGCATTTGAAGCGGATTCTTCCTATCTTCGCCGGATTCTAATAAAGATAGAAAAATCTCCTCACCTTGATAATGTCACCTCAGAAATTGAAAAGCATGGATTTCGCATTTTAGAAATTGAATAA
- a CDS encoding purine-cytosine permease family protein, giving the protein MGNVGQERESQTLHKSSKPLVERYGLEAVPRELQTTKALQYTFIQMAVSVNAGNVLVPALAVTAGGLTFIQAVFSTVIGAALAFLFVSFLSLPGAKYGIPAQYSIRAILGYKGARYVASPIRTLTSMYWFAVQTIGGAYLLKELILRSFNINVPFLLIAMIAATIMAVLALIGFDAVKRAANYFLPFLFVGGLVMLYLLVTSEVEGKNFSFLISAAEHSYSFETVTMMLFFASLAFVQYISGVSAASDMARYAKSGKHAFTGLFIGNTGGFFLTAILGAYTAALTGEVNPYVVSSQLTDSPIFLFLILVASIASMVMINISNAYTGGYSLLNSIPSLGRVRSALLFGACAVTLSAFPALVNEAQLYISYLGVLIIPLSAVIVADFLSLKKLTFEEEDFRKLAENSYRYNKSGLIVSALGAGIYIIIPDHWSPGFMTFIVTGLVYLFTAHYIHRKEVRHPNTRVS; this is encoded by the coding sequence ATGGGAAACGTGGGGCAGGAACGAGAGAGTCAAACTTTACATAAATCATCTAAGCCATTGGTTGAACGATATGGACTCGAGGCGGTGCCTAGAGAATTACAAACCACCAAGGCATTACAATATACTTTTATTCAAATGGCCGTCTCAGTTAATGCAGGTAATGTATTGGTTCCTGCTTTAGCAGTGACAGCAGGGGGGCTCACATTTATTCAAGCTGTCTTCTCCACAGTAATAGGAGCAGCGTTAGCTTTCTTATTTGTCTCATTTCTATCATTGCCAGGAGCAAAATACGGCATTCCAGCCCAATATTCAATACGAGCTATTCTGGGATATAAGGGAGCGCGTTATGTAGCCTCTCCTATACGGACACTTACCTCTATGTATTGGTTTGCTGTGCAAACAATAGGAGGAGCTTATTTACTAAAAGAACTGATTCTACGATCTTTTAATATAAATGTACCTTTTCTGCTCATCGCCATGATTGCAGCTACAATTATGGCCGTATTAGCGTTAATAGGGTTTGATGCGGTAAAAAGAGCAGCTAACTATTTCTTGCCTTTTCTTTTTGTTGGTGGTTTGGTCATGTTGTACCTCCTTGTAACAAGTGAAGTAGAGGGCAAGAATTTCTCTTTTCTTATTAGTGCCGCTGAGCACTCCTATTCTTTTGAAACAGTGACAATGATGTTGTTCTTTGCAAGTCTCGCTTTCGTTCAATATATATCTGGGGTAAGTGCAGCTTCTGATATGGCTCGCTATGCAAAGAGTGGAAAACATGCATTTACTGGATTATTTATCGGAAATACTGGCGGCTTCTTTTTAACTGCAATCCTTGGTGCCTACACAGCCGCTTTAACTGGTGAAGTTAATCCATATGTAGTATCGAGTCAATTGACCGACTCACCAATTTTTTTATTCCTTATTTTAGTGGCTTCCATTGCATCGATGGTGATGATAAATATCAGTAATGCCTATACTGGTGGATATAGTTTACTAAACAGTATCCCGAGTCTTGGCAGGGTGAGAAGTGCTTTGTTGTTTGGGGCTTGTGCAGTCACATTAAGTGCCTTTCCGGCTCTTGTAAATGAAGCGCAGTTATATATCTCTTATTTAGGAGTGCTTATTATTCCTCTTTCAGCTGTAATTGTAGCTGACTTTTTATCTTTGAAAAAGTTAACGTTTGAAGAAGAAGATTTTAGAAAGTTAGCAGAGAACAGCTACCGGTATAATAAATCAGGATTGATTGTATCTGCACTTGGAGCTGGAATCTATATAATCATACCTGATCACTGGTCCCCAGGGTTTATGACCTTTATAGTGACAGGTCTTGTCTACCTCTTCACGGCTCACTACATTCATAGAAAAGAAGTTAGACACCCTAATACACGGGTAAGCTAA
- a CDS encoding DsbA family oxidoreductase — MKIEVWSDFVCPFCYIGKRRLEKALEQFEDRNEVELIFRSYQLDPDAERNSEDHLYDVLAKKYGMTREKAKEMSDQVAMQAKEEGLVFNFDTSIRTNTADAHRLAHFAYEQGKGLEVTERLLKAYFTDSLHIGDRGTLSKLAAEAGVDKEEAEELLSSDRFKDIVEKDQQEGMTLGVKGVPFFVFERKYAVSGAQPTHVFLDVLQKVKEEAAVDISTEQEVSDNDCSDGTCNV; from the coding sequence ATGAAAATTGAAGTGTGGTCGGATTTTGTATGTCCGTTTTGCTACATTGGCAAACGTCGATTAGAAAAGGCTTTGGAGCAATTTGAGGATAGAAATGAAGTAGAGTTAATCTTTCGCAGCTATCAGCTAGACCCAGATGCAGAGCGTAACAGTGAAGATCATTTATACGATGTATTAGCCAAAAAATATGGAATGACTAGAGAGAAAGCAAAAGAAATGAGTGATCAAGTGGCTATGCAAGCGAAAGAAGAAGGGTTAGTATTTAACTTCGATACATCCATTCGTACAAATACAGCTGATGCCCACAGGCTTGCCCATTTTGCTTATGAACAAGGAAAGGGGCTTGAAGTAACGGAGAGACTGTTAAAGGCTTACTTTACTGACTCCCTGCACATAGGTGACCGCGGCACCTTAAGCAAACTGGCAGCTGAAGCAGGGGTAGATAAGGAAGAAGCAGAGGAACTGCTATCAAGTGATCGGTTTAAGGATATAGTTGAGAAAGATCAGCAGGAGGGAATGACACTTGGAGTCAAAGGAGTTCCTTTCTTTGTATTTGAGAGAAAGTATGCTGTGTCAGGAGCGCAGCCAACTCACGTATTTTTAGATGTATTACAAAAAGTAAAGGAAGAAGCTGCGGTAGATATTTCTACTGAGCAAGAAGTTAGTGATAATGATTGTTCAGATGGTACATGTAATGTATAA
- a CDS encoding transporter substrate-binding domain-containing protein, translated as MKKLLSLMTALILILVLAACGATEDSEQDNEEVTDNEETTGESEDTSWTEVEEAGKLVVGTSGTYAPITYYNESNELTGFEVELVKEVADKLGLEIEFNTMDFDGILPSLRNGQIDVAAHDFAITEERKETFDFVIPHKYSYGSVVVRAEDADRFSDAYDLEGVDVALGSLTSNYAIFADNIGANGTAYDGGTEAILRDVMNGNTDAYLNDRLVLQRTLDEFGDDRLVVADQVKYHATESAMAVLKGNTALKEKLDEAVQELIEDGTVARLSEEFLGEDVSEPVDESEVVGLDGE; from the coding sequence TTGAAAAAATTATTATCATTGATGACTGCACTTATTTTGATATTGGTATTGGCTGCTTGCGGCGCAACGGAAGATTCAGAGCAAGATAATGAAGAAGTGACAGATAACGAAGAAACAACTGGTGAAAGTGAAGATACTTCTTGGACGGAAGTTGAAGAGGCTGGAAAGTTAGTAGTGGGTACATCTGGAACATATGCACCGATTACGTATTATAACGAAAGTAATGAGTTAACAGGGTTTGAAGTAGAGCTTGTCAAAGAGGTAGCAGATAAATTAGGTCTTGAAATTGAATTTAATACAATGGACTTTGATGGGATTCTTCCTTCATTACGAAATGGTCAAATTGATGTAGCAGCACATGATTTTGCGATTACTGAAGAACGTAAGGAAACATTTGATTTTGTCATTCCTCATAAATATTCTTACGGATCGGTTGTAGTAAGGGCTGAAGATGCTGATCGCTTTAGTGACGCTTATGATTTAGAAGGTGTAGATGTGGCACTTGGTTCACTAACAAGTAATTATGCAATTTTTGCTGATAATATTGGGGCAAATGGAACAGCTTATGATGGTGGAACAGAGGCTATTTTACGTGATGTTATGAACGGAAATACGGATGCCTACCTAAACGATCGTTTAGTCCTGCAACGTACGCTTGATGAATTTGGTGATGACCGCCTAGTAGTGGCTGATCAAGTGAAATATCATGCAACAGAAAGTGCAATGGCTGTGTTAAAAGGGAATACTGCTCTTAAAGAGAAACTAGATGAGGCTGTACAAGAGTTAATTGAAGACGGTACAGTAGCGCGTTTGTCTGAGGAGTTTCTTGGTGAGGATGTTTCTGAGCCTGTTGATGAATCAGAAGTCGTGGGTCTAGACGGAGAATAA
- a CDS encoding amino acid ABC transporter permease → MLEWFNQIQWEYLYDPELAMNSLPFLLEGLKVTMIIALFSMVFALILGLLLGIARMSKFWFIRWPARIYISFMRGTPLLVFIFILYYGIPVLGVEFKSAIVAGIVGISLNFAAYNAEVVRSAIMSVPRGQWEAAASLQMSYIQTLRRVIIPQATRIALPPTFNIFMDIVKGTSLASVITVQELLYSSRLVAGRTFDSMTMYITAALIYWAVCIIIGYFQERLEKRYNRYLSKR, encoded by the coding sequence ATGCTTGAATGGTTTAATCAAATTCAGTGGGAGTATTTATATGACCCGGAACTTGCGATGAATTCACTTCCTTTTTTACTAGAAGGTTTAAAGGTAACGATGATTATCGCTCTATTTAGTATGGTTTTTGCCCTCATTTTAGGATTACTCTTAGGAATTGCTCGGATGTCAAAGTTCTGGTTTATCAGATGGCCTGCAAGAATTTATATTTCATTTATGAGGGGAACACCTTTACTTGTATTTATCTTTATCCTTTATTATGGTATCCCGGTACTAGGGGTTGAATTTAAGAGTGCCATTGTTGCAGGGATTGTTGGAATCAGTCTTAACTTTGCTGCTTACAATGCCGAAGTGGTTAGATCAGCCATCATGTCCGTTCCGCGTGGCCAATGGGAGGCAGCTGCTTCATTGCAAATGAGTTATATTCAAACATTAAGAAGGGTCATTATCCCGCAGGCAACACGAATTGCCTTGCCGCCTACTTTTAATATTTTTATGGACATCGTAAAAGGTACTTCCCTTGCGTCCGTTATTACTGTCCAAGAATTATTGTACAGCTCAAGACTTGTGGCTGGCCGTACGTTTGATAGTATGACGATGTATATAACAGCCGCTCTTATTTATTGGGCGGTATGTATTATTATCGGTTATTTCCAAGAAAGATTAGAGAAGAGATATAATCGTTATTTAAGTAAGCGATAA
- a CDS encoding amino acid ABC transporter ATP-binding protein produces the protein MINVSKLNKKFDENTVLESIDFSVEKGEVVCLIGPSGSGKTTLLRCLNVLELPNSGTITIGEKKIEFGAKNVSKKDISELRAYSGMVFQGFHLFPHKTVMENIIEAPLTVKKARKNTVLADGEKLLRKVGMFEHKDKYPDALSGGQQQRVAIARALMMNPDVMLFDEPTSALDPQLVGEVLRVIEELAKEGQTMVIVTHEMNFAKRVADKVFFMDGGFIVEEGKARELLEHPKEARTREFLQLLGE, from the coding sequence ATGATTAATGTATCTAAGCTTAACAAAAAGTTTGACGAGAATACCGTTTTAGAGTCCATCGACTTTTCGGTTGAGAAGGGAGAAGTGGTTTGTTTAATAGGGCCTTCAGGTTCTGGTAAAACAACGCTTCTTCGCTGCTTAAATGTGTTAGAACTGCCTAATAGCGGTACGATCACAATAGGTGAGAAAAAAATAGAATTTGGAGCAAAGAATGTTTCCAAAAAAGATATAAGTGAGCTGCGTGCTTATAGCGGGATGGTCTTTCAAGGCTTTCATCTCTTTCCGCACAAAACGGTCATGGAAAATATCATAGAGGCTCCTTTAACCGTTAAAAAAGCTAGAAAGAATACAGTTCTTGCAGATGGTGAGAAATTGTTAAGGAAAGTAGGTATGTTTGAACATAAGGATAAGTATCCAGATGCATTATCAGGAGGGCAGCAGCAGCGTGTGGCTATAGCTAGAGCCCTAATGATGAATCCTGATGTCATGTTGTTTGATGAGCCAACTTCAGCACTAGACCCGCAGCTCGTGGGTGAAGTGTTAAGGGTGATTGAAGAACTGGCTAAAGAAGGGCAGACGATGGTAATCGTAACGCATGAAATGAATTTTGCAAAACGAGTGGCTGATAAAGTATTTTTTATGGATGGCGGATTCATAGTAGAGGAAGGTAAGGCAAGAGAGCTGCTTGAACATCCAAAAGAGGCCCGTACAAGAGAATTTTTACAGCTGTTAGGTGAATAA
- a CDS encoding methionine ABC transporter ATP-binding protein, producing the protein MIEIKNVIKEYKTKKGLIKGVDNVSLEIEKGEIFGIVGYSGAGKSSLLRCLNLMEKPTSGEIYVDGVNLVSLKASKLREARQKIGMIFQHFYLASSKTVFDNVFFALKAAGKSKAESEKKVLELLDLVGLSDKTQHYPSQLSGGQKQRVGIARALANDPKVLLCDEATSALDPSTTQSILKLLKSINEKLGLTIVLITHEMEVVKEICDRMAVMENGKVIELGSVYQLFAKPKEKLTKEFIDGVMQFKLPQTLMNTCQGTIIKIHFQGDVAHESVVSDVLKGFDVKGNILHGKIEYIKEVPLGVFIMELIGDQEEINKVISYLDEKAVGVEVITNDN; encoded by the coding sequence ATGATAGAGATCAAGAATGTCATCAAAGAATATAAAACAAAAAAGGGCCTGATTAAAGGTGTGGATAATGTCAGCCTTGAGATTGAAAAAGGAGAAATTTTCGGGATTGTCGGATATAGCGGGGCAGGAAAAAGCTCACTTTTACGCTGCCTTAACCTAATGGAGAAGCCAACCTCAGGGGAAATTTATGTAGATGGGGTGAACCTAGTCTCATTAAAAGCTAGTAAATTGCGAGAGGCTAGACAGAAAATAGGAATGATCTTTCAACATTTTTATCTCGCATCATCTAAAACGGTATTTGATAATGTCTTTTTCGCCTTAAAGGCTGCTGGAAAATCAAAAGCTGAAAGTGAAAAGAAAGTTCTAGAATTACTTGATTTAGTCGGCCTTTCTGATAAAACGCAGCACTACCCGAGCCAGTTAAGCGGCGGTCAAAAACAGAGAGTCGGTATTGCAAGAGCGCTGGCAAATGATCCAAAGGTTCTCCTTTGTGATGAAGCAACCTCTGCCCTTGATCCAAGCACAACCCAGTCCATCTTAAAACTGTTAAAGAGTATAAACGAAAAGCTAGGTCTTACGATTGTTCTCATCACGCATGAGATGGAAGTGGTAAAAGAGATATGTGACCGAATGGCTGTGATGGAAAACGGGAAGGTCATCGAGCTTGGAAGTGTGTATCAACTGTTTGCTAAGCCAAAAGAAAAGCTGACAAAAGAATTTATCGATGGCGTCATGCAGTTTAAGCTCCCGCAAACATTAATGAACACATGCCAAGGCACAATCATAAAAATTCATTTTCAAGGTGATGTGGCACACGAATCCGTTGTTTCTGATGTATTAAAAGGGTTTGATGTAAAAGGAAATATACTGCACGGGAAAATTGAATACATCAAAGAAGTGCCGCTCGGGGTCTTCATTATGGAACTGATAGGGGACCAAGAAGAGATTAATAAGGTTATCTCTTACTTAGATGAAAAAGCGGTCGGGGTGGAGGTGATCACGAATGACAATTGA
- a CDS encoding methionine ABC transporter permease, which translates to MTIDTFIQLLPELNKAFIQTVIMVGISLSIAILVGLPVGILLYVTDKGLFLENIWIKSILGLIVNLIRSIPFIILLVALIPLTQAIVGGTIGPVAASVSLSVAAIPFFARLVESSMRKIDKGVVEAAISVGASPWLIIKDILLTEAKPGIVQGITITTISLIGYSAMAGVVGGGGIGDLAIRFGYYRYDEAVMFTTIIILIVLVQVIQYTGDLIAKTIDKR; encoded by the coding sequence ATGACAATTGATACATTTATTCAATTGCTGCCAGAATTAAATAAAGCTTTTATTCAAACAGTCATTATGGTCGGAATCTCCCTTTCCATTGCTATTCTTGTCGGCCTTCCGGTAGGAATTCTACTATATGTCACGGATAAAGGGTTATTTTTAGAAAATATATGGATCAAAAGCATCCTTGGACTGATTGTAAACTTAATTCGCTCGATCCCATTTATTATCTTACTAGTCGCATTAATTCCATTAACACAAGCCATTGTAGGCGGTACAATTGGGCCGGTGGCAGCCTCTGTTTCTTTATCAGTAGCAGCGATTCCTTTCTTTGCAAGATTAGTAGAATCATCGATGCGGAAAATTGATAAGGGGGTAGTTGAAGCGGCTATATCAGTCGGAGCAAGCCCTTGGCTGATTATTAAAGATATTTTATTAACTGAAGCAAAACCAGGAATCGTACAAGGAATTACAATTACAACCATCAGTCTTATCGGATACTCTGCTATGGCCGGGGTTGTCGGCGGCGGCGGGATTGGTGACTTAGCCATTCGTTTTGGCTACTACCGTTATGATGAGGCTGTGATGTTTACAACCATTATCATTTTAATTGTGCTCGTCCAGGTTATCCAATACACGGGTGACTTGATTGCAAAAACAATAGATAAGAGATGA
- a CDS encoding MetQ/NlpA family ABC transporter substrate-binding protein produces the protein MKKLKTVLLSALLVGALAACGSGETEETSAAGEDKSKITFGSTAGPYSDMVSKAIKPVLEEKGYEVEVVEFSDYVQPNIALNNGSIDANLFQHKIYMENFAEENNMELSEVIVVPTAPMGIYSNKYDSLDEIEEGTQIAIPNDPTNAARAFLILEEEGLIKVDPDVNPLVISERDVIENPKNIVFQPIEAGQLPRAVDSVDLSAVPGNFALSANMDLLDALKLETMPDEYRNRVVVSTENLDQSFVEDIKEAVESSEFEEVIDSEFEGFGKPEWME, from the coding sequence ATGAAAAAATTAAAAACGGTATTACTATCAGCATTATTAGTAGGAGCACTAGCAGCGTGTGGTTCGGGGGAAACAGAGGAAACATCAGCTGCAGGGGAAGATAAATCAAAAATCACATTTGGATCAACTGCCGGTCCATACAGTGATATGGTAAGTAAAGCCATCAAGCCTGTGTTAGAAGAAAAAGGATATGAAGTAGAAGTGGTAGAATTTAGTGATTATGTACAGCCAAACATTGCATTAAACAACGGTTCTATTGATGCGAACTTATTCCAGCATAAAATTTACATGGAGAACTTTGCTGAAGAAAATAATATGGAACTTTCAGAAGTGATTGTTGTGCCGACTGCACCAATGGGGATTTATTCTAATAAGTATGACTCTCTGGATGAAATTGAAGAAGGTACGCAAATTGCTATCCCAAATGACCCAACGAATGCTGCTCGTGCCTTTTTAATTCTTGAAGAAGAGGGATTAATCAAGGTCGACCCAGACGTGAATCCACTCGTCATTTCAGAGCGTGATGTCATCGAAAACCCTAAAAATATTGTGTTCCAGCCAATTGAAGCAGGCCAGCTGCCACGAGCTGTAGATTCTGTAGACTTATCAGCTGTACCAGGAAACTTTGCACTCTCAGCTAATATGGACCTTCTTGATGCACTAAAGCTCGAGACTATGCCTGATGAGTATAGAAACCGTGTCGTTGTAAGCACAGAAAATCTTGATCAGTCATTTGTTGAAGATATTAAAGAAGCTGTTGAATCGAGTGAATTTGAAGAAGTGATTGATAGTGAATTTGAAGGCTTTGGAAAACCAGAGTGGATGGAGTAA
- a CDS encoding glutathione ABC transporter substrate-binding protein, giving the protein MKKLSKFLKSAAILSVLSAGLVACSSEPSNDPSSDGGETGESTGGGDLKVAVMSDPVSLDPHGANENVSNSINSTIYDRLVHMETDLTIQPALAESFEQIDDTTWEAKIRQGVTFHDGSDLNAEVVKANLDRVRDSEVASPVSFLFGMITDVTVEDEYTVHIETEFPFASLPAHLAHPGGSIISLESIEASYEAMENGGQPFSTVNEAPAGTGYFKFEERSPGQSVTLVKNEDYWHEEKAKVDSVTFTVIPEDLTRIAELETGGVDIIFPVNPSDVSRVENGAETSVQQSNSTRMVYLGFNTEVEPFDDVNVRRALHMAVDKQALIDGVLDGTGVIADGPIAPDVFGYSDDIDRIEHDPEQAKELLAEAGFPDGFQTTILTDDDRERQDLAQALQYQLAEIGVDIEIDTYEFGTYLERAGQGQSELFLGSWGTVTLDGDYGLYPVFHSANKGPAGNRSFIDNEEIDSLLQQAREATDDQERLDFYEAAQNELAAESPYAYLYFPEIIAGVRDDVEGFWQFPSTTLFLRDVELNR; this is encoded by the coding sequence ATGAAGAAACTATCAAAATTTTTGAAGTCTGCAGCCATTTTATCGGTACTAAGCGCAGGGCTAGTTGCTTGCAGCAGTGAACCCTCTAATGATCCTTCTAGTGATGGAGGAGAAACAGGAGAAAGTACAGGAGGAGGCGATCTGAAAGTAGCCGTTATGTCAGACCCTGTCTCACTTGATCCTCATGGTGCCAACGAGAATGTGTCAAACTCTATTAACTCAACAATTTATGACCGACTCGTACATATGGAAACAGACCTTACCATTCAACCTGCTTTAGCAGAAAGCTTTGAGCAGATTGATGACACGACGTGGGAAGCTAAGATCCGTCAAGGTGTTACATTTCATGACGGTTCTGACTTAAATGCAGAGGTAGTTAAAGCGAACTTAGATCGTGTTCGTGATTCAGAAGTGGCCTCTCCTGTCTCTTTCTTATTTGGGATGATTACGGATGTCACAGTAGAAGATGAGTATACGGTACATATTGAAACGGAATTCCCATTCGCCTCTCTGCCTGCACATCTTGCTCACCCAGGCGGAAGCATTATCAGCCTAGAATCAATTGAAGCTTCATATGAGGCAATGGAAAACGGCGGACAGCCTTTCTCTACTGTCAATGAAGCACCAGCTGGTACAGGGTACTTTAAATTTGAAGAACGCAGCCCTGGACAATCTGTCACTTTAGTAAAAAATGAGGACTACTGGCATGAGGAAAAAGCGAAAGTTGACTCTGTCACCTTCACCGTTATCCCAGAAGATTTAACGCGTATTGCCGAGCTTGAAACTGGCGGCGTGGACATCATATTTCCTGTAAACCCAAGTGATGTTTCACGAGTAGAAAATGGTGCTGAAACGTCTGTACAACAATCAAACTCAACGCGTATGGTTTACCTAGGATTCAATACTGAAGTAGAGCCATTTGACGATGTAAATGTAAGACGTGCTCTTCATATGGCTGTAGATAAGCAAGCATTAATTGATGGGGTGTTAGATGGCACTGGAGTCATTGCAGACGGACCAATTGCGCCGGATGTATTCGGATACAGTGATGATATTGACCGTATTGAGCATGATCCTGAACAAGCAAAAGAACTCTTAGCTGAAGCTGGTTTCCCTGATGGTTTCCAAACAACCATTTTGACTGACGATGATCGTGAACGCCAAGATCTTGCACAAGCTCTGCAATATCAACTTGCTGAAATTGGGGTAGACATTGAAATTGACACCTATGAATTCGGTACGTATTTAGAACGTGCAGGCCAAGGCCAATCTGAGCTGTTCTTAGGCAGCTGGGGTACCGTTACACTTGATGGCGACTACGGATTATATCCAGTCTTCCACTCAGCTAACAAAGGTCCTGCTGGCAACCGTTCATTTATTGATAACGAAGAAATTGACTCCTTATTACAACAAGCACGTGAGGCAACTGATGATCAGGAACGCCTAGATTTCTATGAGGCTGCGCAAAATGAACTAGCTGCAGAATCTCCATATGCCTACCTTTACTTCCCTGAAATTATCGCAGGTGTGCGTGATGATGTAGAAGGATTCTGGCAGTTCCCAAGTACAACTTTATTCTTACGTGATGTAGAATTGAATCGTTAA